The Mytilus galloprovincialis chromosome 4, xbMytGall1.hap1.1, whole genome shotgun sequence genome contains a region encoding:
- the LOC143070924 gene encoding uncharacterized protein LOC143070924, producing the protein MLDKQRDKKKNAENCKRWRDQRKNDPTFRQIQAERKKEERKSRTPAQVERDRSTARERMRRYREKQKSKETEKENLQLTCILTRSQKEKQRGKWRDAKRNYRAKLGPQKKRRIRERDRISKVEKQKKMEPKEGSETNDAFVDDDYTHAAKRKAFSRLKKKMPSEPKKFVSLIQTCILKATPRKRKLFSETHLTPSKKARLDFLEESMVSLKQNLDIQKSSNARKYKRKRKLIVSGLSRSLRKYKKIKTMSKELGIRYCTMLKWSRESNSDSERKKRKDALSIESTQKVRDFFVKPYISVNNPEKRKVGKDLKPKHFLNVCKKTAYQTFKNENKNVKVSESKFWALKPKHVVPLKKGKFRSCLCEKCINVELKLKALNNKVIANKNPSKQSIKTVANKYEANKLTMCEVSKGEDPKLQCIQRKCQTCGVKQLENHFHELGVIANTDETVNWYQWETKKITEPKVSTRKVLASKSTYVKDLLQNLTEDMTEFSIHLFLANWQYRQFSNLKENIPANIMVCIMDFAENFCTRYQDECQSAHWCYEQITIHPIVCYYSDNLGRTVTHEVVYISDDLTHDANFVDYCFKNCINFLHTNLSLNRLNQCLQFTDGCSSQYKSKVPFFDISSYAEELDGIKVERHFFGSGHGKGPADGCSGVVKSAITRGIIAGNVLSSAEDIFSFVTSDLTKDADTFKRTFLLIDKKDVPRSRPLRNEAVTVPGTRQFHCVKAVAQGLIKTRRVSCTCVVCLDIEQGTCINNNYVDEWVEQTLTNDLRKLNQKSKSKKRKVGKRKETLTNMESALNHETVETHEECQNKETHDTEIIETHEEPQIVKSLDESQIVETHKEPHTEETHEEWQIIDTHQEPGRTIEPIIEISVDNDMRKTVFQYIYDDFQNASSFEELQLICTRHTDLIDEIPFLGSSCHSVISTAKTVDKLSLDIWPQDEPQKHILKYPVCVKGDGNCLPRAGSVLANGNEESHLEVRTRMVIEIVTHEDVYLDEYYLNRGTTGEDKHIVNNLVMYSDSYIAGDRITPAVARRILREDTFNFAKLGAYGNAWLIFALSSILKCSLFAIYPQKGNPVVRSHLNREVCPRMTKSSDVVYLMWTSTRTKEMRDEHWIPNHFVPVLPLQSNDQEKGDNSLVENSHDSSTSIDFDFDSFSLCSLEMLVNPIDIDLMQPDPLTEVHPEVDLMQPDLLTEVHPEVDLIQPDPLTEVHPEVDLIQPDPLTEVHPEVDLMQPDPMTEVHPEVDLVLPYPMTEVHPEVDLMQPDPLTEVHPEVDLMQPDPLTEVHPEVDLIQHGPLTEVHPEVDLMQPDPMTEVHPEVDLMQPDPMTEVHPEVDLMQPDPLTEIHPEVDLIQPDPFTEVHPEVDLIQPDPLTEVHPEVDLIQPDLLTEVHPEVDLIQPDLLTEVHQEVKSVSDGGIDRQIARLLIGHGYYTLRKRKAIFGWLMKLPLPVLLRTLCRTCLLLTFRCLVEVWVTSFVIFQMDQGRQRRLLINKILGSYCTVFFMLPVFTQKPHLGITMALSVVLR; encoded by the exons ATGTTGGACAAACAAAGAGACAAAAAG AAAAATGCTGAAAACTGCAAAAGATGGCGGGACCAAAGGAAAAATGATCCAACCTTCCGACAAATTCAGGCCGAGAGGAAAAAGGAGGAACGGAAAAGCAGAACACCTGCACAGGttgaaag AGATAGGAGTACTGCTCGAGAAAGAATGAGGAGATATAGAGAGAAACAAAAAAGTAAAGAGACAGAGAAAGAAAACCTACAGTTAACATGCATTTTGACTAGAAGCCAGAAGGAAAAACAACGTGGAAAGTGGAGAGATGCTAAGAGGAATTACAG GGCAAAATTAGGGCCTCAAAAGAAAAGAAGAATCAGAGAAAGAGACAGAAtttcaaaagttgaaaaacaGAAGAAAATGGAACCAAAGGAAGGAAGTGAAACTAATGATGCTTTTGTTGATGATGATTATACACATGCAGCAAAGCGAAAGGCCTTCAGTAGACTAAAGAAAAAAATGCCTTCAGAACCAAAAAAATTTGTATCCTTAATTCAAACATGTATCTTAAAAGCAACACCTAGAAAGAGGAAATTGTTTTCAGAAACACATTTAACACCTTCAAAGAAAGCTAGACTGGATTTTTTGGAAGAAAGCATGGTGTCTTTGAAACAAAATCTAGATATCCAAAAATCATCAAATGCCAGAAAGtataaaaggaaaagaaaattgaTAGTATCTGGACTGTCTAGATCTCTccgaaaatataagaaaataaaaacaatgtcaaAAGAATTAGGTATAAGATATTGTACCATGCTGAAATGGTCACGTGAGAGTAATTCAGACtctgaaagaaagaaaagaaaagatgCATTGTCAATAGAGTCAACACAAAAGGTCAGGGATTTCTTTGTTAAACCATACATATCAGTCAATAATCCCGAAAAGAGAAAAGTGGGAAAAGATTTGAAACCAAAACATTTCTTAAATGTGTGTAAAAAAACCGCATATCAAacctttaaaaatgaaaataaaaatgtcaagGTTTCTGAAAGCAAATTTTGGGCCTTAAAACCCAAACATGTTGTTCCCCTGAAGAAAGGTAAATTCAGAAGTTGTCTTTGCGAAAAATGTATAAACGTGGAGCTAAAGTTAAAAGCCTTAAACAACAAAGTTATTGCAAACAAGAATCCCAGCAAACAGTCAATCAAAACAGTTGCTAACAAATATGAAGCTAATAAGTTAACAATGTGCGAGGTTTCTAAAGGTGAAGATCCGAAATTACAGTGTATACAGAGAAAGTGCCAAACTTGTGGGGTTAAACAACTAGAAAATCATTTTCATGAGCTTGGTGTAATAGCAAACACAGATGAAACAGTCAATTGGTATCAATGGGAGACGAAAAAGATAACAGAGCCTAAAGTTTCAACAAGAAAAGTGTTGGCTTCAAAGTCCACATATGTTAAAGATCTACTTCAAAATTTGACAGAAGACATGACAGAATTTTCTATCCACTTATTCCTTGCCAACTGGCAATACAGACAATTTTCGAACTTAAAAGAAAATATACCCGCAAATATAATGGTATGCATAATGGACTTCGCCGAAAACTTTTGCACCAGATACCAAGATGAGTGCCAAAGCGCTCATTGGTGCTATGAGCAGATCACAATTCATCCAATCGTCTGCTATTATAGTGATAATTTAGGGAGAACAGTCACACATGAAGTCGTTTATATATCAGATGACCTAACACATGATGCAAACTTTGTTGATTATTGCTTCAAAAACTGTATTAATTTCTTGCATACAAATTTGTCACTTAACAGGCTTAATCAATGTCTTCAATTCACCGATGGCTGCTCTAGCCAATATAAATCGAAAGTGCCTTTCTTTGATATAAGTTCATACGCTGAAGAATTAGATGGGATTAAAGTTGAGAGACATTTTTTTGGGAGTGGCCATGGTAAAGGACCTGCTGATGGCTGTAGTGGAGTTGTGAAATCTGCCATAACAAGAGGGATAATAGCAGGAAATGTTCTTTCTAGTGCAGAAGACATTTTCTCCTTTGTAACCTCAGATTTGACGAAAGATGCAGACACATTTAAGAGAACATTTTTGTTGATTGACAAGAAAGATGTACCACGATCAAGGCCACTAAGGAACGAAGCTGTAACTGTTCCTGGAACAAGACAGTTTCACTGTGTAAAGGCAGTTGCCCAAGGATTGATCAAGACAAGAAGAGTTTCATGTACATGTGTTGTATGTCTAGACATTGAGCAAGGAACATGCATAAACAATAACTATGTAGATGAATGGGTAGAACAGACCTTAACAAATGACCTTAGAAAATTGAACCAGAAATCAAAATCGAAGAAACGAAAGGTGggtaaaagaaaagaaacattaaCAAACATGGAATCTGCTTTGAACCATGAGACTGTAGAAACGCATGAGGAATGtcagaataaagaaacacatgacACCGAGATCATAGAAACACACGAGGAACCTCAGATCGTAAAATCACTTGACGAAAGTCAGATCGTAGAAACACACAAGGAGCCTCATACTGAAGAAACACATGAGGAATGGCAGATAATAGATACACATCAGGAACCTGGCAGGACCATAGAGCCCATCATTGAAATTTCTGTTGACAATGACATGCGTAAAACTGTTTTTCAATATATCTATGATGACTTCCAAAATGCATCAAGCTTTGAGGAGCTTCAGTTGATATGTACGAGACATACTGATTTAATTGACGAAATTCCATTTCTTGGATCCTCCTGTCATAGTGTCATTAGCACAGCCAAAACTGTTGACAAACTTTCTCTAGACATTTGGCCACAAGATGAACCCCAAAAACATATATTAAAGTATCCAGTCTGTGTGAAAGGAGATGGAAACTGCCTTCCCCGTGCAGGTAGTGTTCTAGCAAATGGAAATGAGGAGAGTCATTTAGAGGTTCGTACTCGGATGGTTATAGAAATAGTTACCCATGAAGATGTCTATCTAGATGAATATTATTTGAATAGGGGAACTACTGGGGAAGACAAGCACATTGTTAACAATTTGGTGATGTACTCTGACAGTTATATTGCAGGTGATAGAATAACACCAGCTGTAGCAAGAAGAATACTACGAGAAGATACATTTAATTTTGCGAAACTTGGAGCATATGGTAATGCATGGCTGATATTTGCTTTGTCAAGCATATTGAAGTGCAGCTTATTTGCAATTTATCCACAAAAAGGAAACCCAGTTGTCAGAAGTCATCTTAACAGAGAGGTTTGCCCAAGGATGACCAAATCTAGTGATGTTGTTTATCTAATGTGGACAAGTACAAGAACAAAGGAAATGAGAGATGAGCACTGGATCCCCAATCATTTTGTGCCTGTTTTGCCTTTACAAAGTAATGATCAGGAAAAAGGAGACAATTCATTAGTGGAAAATAGTCATGACTCAAGTACTAGCATTGACTTCGACTTTGATTCCTTTTCATTGTGTTCATTAGAGATGCTAGTAAACCCAATTGATATTGATTTGATGCAGCCTGATCCATTGACAGAAGTCCACCCAGAGGTCGATTTGATGCAGCCTGATCTATTGACAGAAGTCCATCCTGAGGTCGATTTGATACAGCCTGATCCATTGACAGAAGTCCACCCAGAGGTCGATTTGATACAGCCTGATCCATTGACAGAAGTCCACCCAGAGGTCGATTTGATGCAGCCTGATCCAATGACAGAAGTCCACCCAGAGGTCGATTTGGTGCTGCCTTATCCAATGACAGAAGTCCACCCAGAGGTCGATTTGATGCAGCCTGATCCATTGACAGAAGTCCACCCAGAGGTCGATTTGATGCAGCCTGATCCATTGACAGAAGTCCACCCAGAGGTCGATTTGATACAGCATGGTCCATTGACAGAAGTCCACCCAGAGGTCGATTTGATGCAGCCTGATCCAATGACAGAAGTCCACCCAGAGGTCGATTTGATGCAGCCTGATCCAATGACAGAAGTCCACCCAGAGGTCGATTTGATGCAGCCTGATCCATTGACAGAAATCCACCCAGAGGTCGATTTGATACAGCCTGATCCATTCACAGAAGTCCACCCAGAGGTCGATTTGATACAGCCTGATCCATTGACAGAAGTCCACCCAGAGGTCGATTTGATACAGCCTGATCTATTGACAGAAGTCCACCCAGAGGTCGATTTGATACAGCCTGATCTATTGACAGAAGTCCATCAGGAGGTCAAGTCAGTATCTGATGGAGGCATTGATAGACAGATTGCCAG GTTACTCATTGGCCATGGATACTATACTTTAAGAAAAAGAAAGGCAATATTTGGTTGGCTCATGAAACTCCCTTTACCTGTTCTACTCAGGACATTGTGCAGGACTTGTCTGCTCCTGACATTCAGATGCTTGGTCGAAGTATGGGTTACATCTTTCGTG ATTTTCCAAATGGACCAAGGAAGACAAAGGagacttttaataaataaaattttaggaaGTTATTGTACAGTGTTTTTTATGTTGCCTGTGTTCACACAGAAGCCACATTTGGGGATCACTATGGCACTATCTGTCGTCCTGCGTTAG